From the Thermococcus guaymasensis DSM 11113 genome, one window contains:
- a CDS encoding FGGY family carbohydrate kinase: MKYYLILDAGTTNVKAYAFSEEGEVLLEKSMRTRPVYPEPGWAELDPQELIETVRRLINDVVSSLGTPVGIGLTNQRSSTVVWDDEGPLYNMITWQDTRTESIVEEFSRKFLVRFGKALGQVFYRLYRTASGIANLPKGAYIITLAHVGFGTTHSSMHLRWLMDNVPEVRRAIERGTARFGTMDSWIAWNLTGKHVTDYTNASATGLFDPFYLKWSDNITGIVGIPKEILPALQPNDSPVGETEYGAPLLTIVADQQAALYRAGVKAGSAKMTHGTGTFVDLNVGEKPKPASPGLYPMVALKTREKTLYLLEGIINASGSAVDWLLSVGLIKDYSEISDAFKDPTLPRVLFIPAFAGLSTPYLRPDFRGALLNLSFSVGKEDIIKALVAGIAMRVVEVVKAMESGARVEIGSLLSDGGASRIHPLLQLIADFSGKRILLPKELNGSAQGTFMIARAVAEGRDVLSAWEKPVVERVFEPSGERHEDFRRLWEEFMGRLL; encoded by the coding sequence ATGAAGTACTACCTCATCCTCGACGCTGGAACCACAAACGTCAAGGCCTACGCCTTTTCCGAAGAGGGGGAGGTGCTCCTGGAGAAGAGCATGAGGACGCGGCCCGTTTACCCGGAGCCGGGATGGGCCGAGCTCGACCCCCAAGAACTCATCGAAACCGTCAGGCGACTCATAAACGACGTCGTCTCCTCCCTTGGAACGCCTGTAGGGATTGGCCTCACAAACCAGCGGAGCTCCACGGTGGTGTGGGACGATGAGGGGCCGCTGTACAACATGATAACCTGGCAGGACACGAGGACTGAAAGCATCGTGGAGGAGTTCTCTCGGAAGTTCCTCGTCCGCTTTGGAAAGGCCCTCGGGCAGGTCTTCTACCGGCTCTACCGCACCGCCTCCGGAATAGCCAATCTCCCGAAGGGGGCGTACATAATCACCCTCGCGCACGTGGGGTTCGGCACCACTCACTCCTCCATGCACCTGCGCTGGCTGATGGACAACGTCCCCGAGGTCAGGAGGGCCATCGAGAGGGGAACCGCAAGGTTCGGCACGATGGACAGCTGGATAGCGTGGAACCTCACCGGAAAGCACGTGACGGACTACACTAACGCGTCCGCGACGGGCCTGTTTGACCCGTTCTACCTGAAGTGGAGCGACAACATCACAGGCATCGTGGGGATTCCTAAGGAGATACTCCCCGCGCTCCAGCCGAACGACTCTCCCGTTGGGGAAACGGAGTACGGGGCGCCTCTCCTCACGATCGTGGCTGACCAGCAGGCGGCCCTCTACCGCGCGGGTGTTAAAGCGGGAAGTGCTAAGATGACGCACGGGACCGGGACGTTCGTTGACCTGAACGTGGGCGAGAAGCCAAAGCCTGCATCGCCCGGCCTCTATCCCATGGTCGCCCTTAAAACTCGGGAAAAGACGCTCTACCTCCTCGAGGGGATAATAAACGCCTCCGGCTCGGCCGTTGACTGGCTCCTGAGCGTTGGCCTCATCAAGGACTACTCCGAAATCAGCGACGCGTTTAAAGATCCCACCCTTCCAAGGGTGCTCTTCATACCCGCCTTCGCCGGCCTCTCGACGCCCTACCTGAGGCCCGACTTCAGGGGTGCGCTCCTCAACCTTTCCTTCAGCGTGGGGAAGGAAGATATCATCAAGGCCCTCGTGGCAGGGATAGCGATGAGGGTCGTGGAGGTAGTGAAGGCCATGGAATCAGGGGCGAGGGTTGAGATAGGTTCCCTGCTCTCCGACGGCGGGGCCTCTCGGATTCACCCCCTCCTGCAGCTGATAGCCGACTTTAGCGGAAAGAGAATACTCCTGCCAAAGGAGCTAAACGGCTCCGCGCAGGGAACCTTCATGATTGCGCGCGCGGTCGCCGAAGGAAGGGACGTCCTGAGCGCGTGGGAGAAACCTGTGGTGGAGAGGGTCTTCGAGCCGAGCGGGGAAAGACACGAGGACTTCAGAAGGCTGTGGGAGGAGTTCATGGGAAGGTTGCTTTGA
- a CDS encoding DUF1667 domain-containing protein produces MSREYEFLCIRCPKGCRLKVTVEGDEVRVSGFACLEGKKFGEEEVMNPKRVVTTTVRILNARYPRLPVRTAEPVPKDKIRDVIGALKGVVVEAPVRRGQVIVRNVAGTGVDVIAERDMEAVG; encoded by the coding sequence ATGTCGCGGGAATATGAGTTTCTATGCATCCGGTGCCCCAAAGGATGCAGGCTTAAGGTCACCGTTGAAGGGGACGAGGTGCGCGTCTCGGGCTTTGCCTGCCTTGAGGGCAAGAAGTTCGGGGAAGAGGAGGTCATGAACCCTAAGAGGGTTGTCACAACGACCGTGAGGATACTCAACGCCCGCTATCCCCGCCTTCCCGTGAGAACAGCGGAACCCGTGCCCAAGGACAAAATCCGGGACGTTATAGGGGCCCTCAAGGGGGTCGTCGTGGAGGCCCCGGTTCGGCGCGGTCAGGTCATTGTAAGGAACGTTGCCGGAACAGGGGTTGATGTGATTGCGGAGCGCGATATGGAGGCGGTGGGATGA
- a CDS encoding NAD(P)/FAD-dependent oxidoreductase — protein sequence MKDVVVIGGGPSGMAAAVKLAEKGYDVALIERKEELGGILDQCIHDGFGTKIFGKALSGPEFAGHFVDEVNKLGVEVHLNTYVKYVKAEGDLKELVTVSPRGVEGIKARSIVYAIGCRERHPFEIKVGGTRPAGVYTAGMVQRLVNLYGILPGKRILIVGGGDVGMIVARHLYLEGTGSILIVFPEEFFAGLPRNVQQCILDFEIPFRPRTIVREIVGKERVEGAILMRVDENWRPIPGTEEFYPCDTVIFSVGLVPYSEKMGKIGAEIDPRTRGPVVNEFFESTVRGVFAAGNLVQIFDYVDDAVESAYIAADGVEKYLAGEERLDNPVPFKPGSNVRTLTPHRLEWEDERPVVAFLRPAIEGRAWIVIRDEKGQVLRKEFRQYVRPSTLERIEVPREAIEGAEEVYVDVAGI from the coding sequence TTGAAGGACGTTGTGGTGATAGGAGGCGGGCCGAGCGGGATGGCCGCGGCGGTTAAGCTCGCTGAAAAGGGCTACGATGTCGCGCTCATCGAAAGGAAGGAGGAGCTTGGGGGCATTCTTGACCAGTGCATACACGACGGCTTTGGAACCAAAATATTCGGGAAGGCCCTATCCGGGCCCGAGTTTGCTGGTCATTTTGTAGATGAGGTCAACAAACTCGGCGTTGAGGTACACCTCAACACCTACGTCAAGTATGTAAAAGCTGAGGGAGACCTAAAGGAGCTCGTGACGGTTAGCCCTCGAGGTGTGGAGGGCATAAAGGCCCGCTCAATAGTGTACGCCATAGGCTGCAGGGAGAGACATCCCTTTGAGATAAAGGTCGGTGGGACAAGGCCGGCAGGTGTTTACACGGCTGGGATGGTGCAACGGCTCGTGAACCTCTACGGAATCCTGCCCGGGAAGAGAATCCTCATTGTGGGTGGCGGAGACGTCGGCATGATAGTGGCGAGGCACCTCTACCTCGAGGGGACCGGGTCCATACTGATCGTCTTCCCGGAGGAGTTCTTCGCTGGCCTTCCAAGAAACGTCCAGCAGTGCATCCTCGACTTCGAGATACCATTCAGGCCGAGAACTATTGTCAGGGAGATAGTGGGGAAGGAGCGCGTCGAGGGAGCTATACTCATGAGGGTGGACGAGAACTGGCGGCCGATACCCGGCACGGAGGAGTTCTACCCCTGCGACACCGTGATATTCTCGGTCGGCCTCGTGCCCTACTCAGAGAAGATGGGGAAAATCGGGGCGGAGATAGACCCGAGAACCCGCGGGCCAGTCGTGAACGAGTTCTTTGAGAGCACCGTGAGAGGAGTCTTCGCCGCGGGCAACCTCGTGCAGATATTCGACTACGTTGACGACGCCGTTGAGAGCGCTTACATCGCGGCAGACGGCGTTGAGAAGTACCTGGCGGGCGAGGAACGGCTTGATAATCCAGTACCTTTCAAGCCCGGGAGCAACGTCCGGACGCTGACGCCTCACCGGCTGGAATGGGAGGACGAGAGGCCGGTGGTTGCCTTCCTCAGGCCTGCAATCGAAGGCCGCGCATGGATTGTCATCAGGGATGAGAAAGGGCAGGTCTTGCGGAAGGAGTTCAGACAGTATGTGAGGCCCTCGACGCTTGAGCGGATTGAGGTTCCGCGGGAGGCTATAGAAGGGGCGGAAGAGGTGTACGTGGATGTCGCGGGAATATGA
- a CDS encoding FAD-dependent oxidoreductase — MSLESKVRKAIREFPYEIKFEVRDGVVFLDGEVETYGEWVEIGLAVGKIKGVEGVVNRIRWKGYPEEELKRKEERRRKLYEENKDRVVGEYDVVIIGGGVSGTAIARELSKYRLKVALIEKATDVSVGASKANNGMIHPGVAAKHGTLKAKLNVKGNAMYDKLAEELGVKFKRVGSLWFITPRTLQKYRKYLPGPLYKFVSAYVFPYLVKLKGVMNGVKGIRVIRGKKIWELEPKATKDAWAAVYVPSTGILDPYELVVALAENAAANGVELHLETEVVGFIREGDVIKGVVTNRGTFLTRYVVNAAGVFSDEIAELAGSREYTIHPRKGVILLFDKELEEWVRHCVAELRYPMPAHTKGGGINPTVHGNILWGPTAVEVPDKTDTSVHPEEIDEILEHYGEIYPDFPKHRIIRYFAGVRAPTFTEDFIIRPAKWVKNLLHVAGIQSPGLASAPAIAEYAVEQLRSMGLKLEPRPDFNPRREPIPRASEMSLEELEKKIREDPRWGNIVCTCEMVSEAEIVEAIRRGARTLDAIKRRTRLGMGTCQGGYCTLKAAEILSRELGVPISQVLKENGGRLFNGPVRGEEP, encoded by the coding sequence ATGAGTCTCGAATCAAAGGTGAGGAAGGCCATTCGGGAATTTCCCTATGAGATAAAGTTCGAGGTCAGGGACGGGGTTGTCTTCCTCGACGGGGAGGTGGAGACGTACGGGGAGTGGGTCGAGATAGGGCTTGCCGTGGGGAAGATCAAGGGCGTGGAGGGCGTTGTGAACAGGATACGGTGGAAAGGCTATCCTGAGGAGGAGCTGAAACGTAAGGAAGAGCGCAGGAGGAAGCTTTACGAGGAGAACAAAGACAGGGTAGTCGGGGAGTACGATGTCGTCATAATCGGTGGCGGTGTCAGCGGGACTGCGATAGCAAGGGAGCTTTCAAAGTACAGGCTGAAGGTTGCCCTCATTGAGAAGGCTACCGACGTCTCGGTGGGGGCGTCGAAGGCGAACAACGGGATGATACACCCTGGTGTGGCGGCGAAGCACGGCACGCTGAAGGCCAAACTGAACGTCAAGGGGAACGCGATGTACGACAAACTTGCCGAAGAGCTGGGGGTTAAGTTCAAACGCGTCGGGAGTCTCTGGTTCATAACTCCTCGGACGCTCCAGAAGTACAGGAAATACCTCCCGGGCCCACTTTACAAGTTCGTCTCGGCGTACGTTTTCCCCTACTTGGTGAAGCTCAAAGGTGTGATGAACGGCGTCAAGGGAATACGTGTAATCAGAGGAAAGAAGATATGGGAGCTTGAGCCCAAAGCGACAAAAGATGCTTGGGCCGCGGTTTACGTCCCCTCAACCGGCATACTCGACCCCTATGAGCTTGTTGTTGCGCTGGCAGAAAACGCTGCCGCCAATGGGGTTGAACTCCACCTTGAGACTGAGGTTGTTGGCTTCATCAGGGAAGGGGACGTCATCAAGGGCGTCGTAACCAACAGGGGGACGTTTCTAACGAGATACGTCGTGAACGCCGCCGGTGTTTTCTCCGATGAGATAGCCGAGCTTGCAGGCTCGAGGGAGTACACCATACACCCGAGGAAAGGCGTCATCCTGCTCTTCGACAAGGAGCTTGAGGAATGGGTGAGGCACTGTGTTGCCGAGCTGAGGTACCCGATGCCGGCCCACACCAAGGGCGGCGGCATAAACCCGACCGTCCACGGCAACATCCTTTGGGGGCCGACCGCGGTCGAGGTGCCTGACAAGACCGACACGTCGGTTCATCCAGAGGAGATCGACGAGATACTCGAGCACTATGGTGAGATATATCCCGATTTTCCCAAGCACAGGATAATCCGCTACTTTGCCGGCGTCAGGGCGCCGACCTTCACGGAGGACTTCATAATAAGGCCCGCGAAGTGGGTCAAAAACCTCCTCCACGTTGCTGGGATACAGTCTCCCGGTCTCGCCTCGGCGCCTGCGATAGCGGAGTACGCCGTCGAGCAGCTGCGCTCGATGGGGCTCAAGCTCGAACCAAGACCCGACTTCAATCCGCGCAGGGAGCCGATTCCCCGTGCAAGCGAGATGAGTCTCGAAGAGCTCGAAAAGAAGATTCGGGAAGACCCGCGCTGGGGCAACATTGTGTGCACCTGCGAGATGGTCTCTGAGGCAGAAATTGTGGAGGCGATACGTAGGGGCGCGAGAACCCTGGATGCCATCAAGAGGCGCACGAGGCTTGGGATGGGGACGTGCCAGGGCGGCTACTGCACGCTGAAGGCTGCGGAGATTCTCTCAAGGGAGCTGGGAGTTCCGATCTCCCAGGTTCTCAAGGAGAACGGCGGAAGGCTCTTTAACGGCCCCGTCAGGGGGGAGGAGCCTTGA
- a CDS encoding (Fe-S)-binding protein produces MPGKWDWLKDEIGLSNLLTGGRMLFKVIQGKLSVDDLTKCALCPNMCRHACPVSIIEGRETTSPAGKARVALMIREGRLELNLDNLEPLYTCLGCDLCSLYCPFEFSVADLIRPVKEKAVSKGVVFEEFREVFENLETSGDVCGKADSSADGSGRVLYFRGCTVRNERPELAEKTVEFLRKLGYDVFTVKETCCGLPAYNLGNTELFKKIAKKTADKLNATGAELIVTSCPSCAYAFRVLYPKHGINLKPRVLHVAELIGEVIPKLELRAEGTVTYHTPCKLAIHLGEKELLRGLLERVEGLEVKAPRRELFCCGHGGSAVSRLKPKLAEEIAAERREQLKDGATRVVTACPSCELALNGDGLEVIDIVEFLLEMMKK; encoded by the coding sequence ATGCCCGGAAAATGGGACTGGCTCAAGGACGAAATAGGCCTCTCGAACCTTTTAACGGGCGGAAGGATGCTCTTCAAGGTTATCCAGGGAAAACTGTCAGTGGATGACCTCACCAAGTGCGCCCTGTGCCCCAACATGTGCCGCCACGCCTGCCCCGTCTCGATAATCGAGGGGCGCGAAACGACTTCCCCTGCAGGAAAGGCGCGGGTCGCCCTGATGATACGCGAGGGACGGCTCGAACTGAACCTCGACAACCTCGAACCCCTTTACACCTGTCTCGGCTGTGACCTGTGCTCTCTCTACTGTCCGTTCGAGTTTTCGGTTGCAGACCTCATCCGGCCTGTGAAGGAGAAAGCCGTTAGCAAAGGCGTCGTGTTTGAAGAATTCAGAGAAGTCTTTGAAAACCTCGAAACGTCGGGCGATGTGTGCGGAAAGGCCGACTCAAGCGCGGACGGCTCGGGAAGGGTGCTCTACTTCAGGGGGTGCACCGTGAGGAACGAGAGGCCGGAGCTGGCTGAAAAGACAGTGGAGTTCCTCAGAAAGCTCGGCTACGATGTTTTTACAGTGAAGGAGACCTGCTGCGGCTTACCTGCGTACAACCTCGGGAACACGGAGCTCTTTAAGAAAATCGCCAAAAAGACTGCGGACAAGCTCAACGCAACCGGTGCGGAGCTGATAGTCACCTCGTGCCCATCCTGCGCCTACGCCTTCCGCGTCCTCTACCCCAAACACGGCATAAACCTGAAGCCCCGCGTCCTCCACGTAGCGGAGCTCATCGGGGAGGTTATTCCAAAGCTGGAGCTCAGGGCAGAGGGCACCGTAACGTACCACACCCCCTGCAAGCTCGCCATACACCTCGGAGAAAAAGAGCTCCTCAGGGGCCTGCTGGAGAGGGTTGAGGGGCTTGAGGTGAAGGCACCGCGCAGGGAGCTCTTCTGCTGTGGCCATGGCGGCAGTGCAGTCTCAAGACTGAAGCCGAAGCTAGCTGAGGAGATTGCCGCGGAGAGAAGGGAGCAGCTCAAAGACGGCGCTACCAGAGTCGTGACCGCCTGTCCGAGCTGTGAGCTGGCGCTCAACGGTGATGGTCTGGAGGTTATTGACATAGTTGAGTTCCTGCTGGAGATGATGAAAAAATGA
- a CDS encoding FAD-binding oxidoreductase translates to MTLTFDEVLKRPKRDGSDKAVAELKSLLGDKVSTKPADLFSYSHDYWLITFHWLLKGKVPALPDAVVFPESEEDVVNAVQVAYENGVPIYPYGGGSGVLGATVPEYGGIVIDLKRLRDLRLYEDDLMVEAGAGVNGYYIEEYLNRKGYTLGHFPQSFYPSTVGGWVATKAIGQFSTKYGGIEDMVLGLRAVIPPGKLIELKPHPRTATGPDLRKLFVGSEGILGIVTKVWLKVRPYPEERYLLSFASESLEEALDSVRRILHRGARPAVVRIYDRVETKRHFYKFEELYGKIGTVMIVEGDSKLARAEKEIVEEEFKGVPTGEEPVRHWLETRFNVKEISEFAPVGVVIDTIEVAVNWSGAMNLYENVIRAMKSVKGTLMASAHASHFYDQGVCFYFTFAGVPPKGKSAEEFYNAVWDAAMRATLESGGTISHHHGIGRHRKRWLPEELGDAYEVLRRIKLAIDEKDVMNPGNMVV, encoded by the coding sequence TTGACGCTGACGTTTGATGAAGTCCTTAAACGCCCTAAACGTGACGGCAGTGATAAAGCCGTTGCAGAGCTCAAGAGCCTTCTTGGGGACAAGGTTTCGACCAAGCCGGCTGACCTCTTTTCGTACAGCCACGACTACTGGCTCATAACCTTCCACTGGCTGCTGAAGGGTAAAGTTCCAGCGCTTCCCGATGCGGTGGTGTTTCCGGAGAGCGAGGAAGATGTTGTGAACGCAGTCCAGGTGGCGTACGAGAACGGGGTTCCCATCTACCCCTACGGCGGTGGCTCCGGTGTTCTAGGTGCGACGGTGCCGGAGTACGGGGGCATTGTGATCGACCTGAAGCGCCTCAGGGATTTGCGGCTTTATGAGGACGACCTCATGGTCGAGGCGGGCGCGGGAGTTAACGGGTATTACATCGAGGAGTACCTCAACAGGAAGGGCTACACGCTCGGCCACTTCCCACAGTCGTTCTATCCCTCGACGGTGGGCGGCTGGGTCGCAACCAAGGCCATAGGCCAGTTCTCGACCAAATACGGGGGCATCGAGGATATGGTGCTTGGCCTGAGGGCGGTAATTCCGCCTGGGAAGCTCATCGAGCTTAAACCCCATCCGAGAACGGCAACGGGCCCGGACCTGCGGAAGCTCTTCGTTGGGAGCGAGGGGATACTCGGCATCGTGACGAAGGTATGGCTGAAGGTTCGTCCCTATCCGGAGGAGCGCTATCTGCTCTCATTTGCATCGGAGAGCCTTGAGGAGGCTCTGGACTCCGTCAGACGGATACTCCACCGCGGCGCGAGGCCGGCTGTGGTGAGGATATACGACCGCGTTGAGACAAAGAGGCACTTCTACAAATTCGAAGAGCTGTACGGGAAGATAGGGACGGTAATGATAGTGGAAGGGGACTCAAAGCTGGCAAGGGCCGAAAAGGAAATCGTTGAGGAGGAGTTCAAAGGGGTGCCTACCGGGGAGGAACCTGTGAGGCACTGGCTGGAGACGAGGTTCAACGTGAAGGAGATATCGGAATTTGCGCCGGTGGGAGTGGTCATAGACACGATAGAGGTTGCGGTGAACTGGAGCGGAGCGATGAATCTCTATGAAAACGTCATTAGGGCCATGAAGTCTGTGAAGGGAACACTGATGGCTTCAGCCCACGCCTCCCACTTCTACGATCAGGGCGTCTGCTTCTACTTCACCTTCGCGGGTGTTCCTCCGAAGGGCAAGAGCGCCGAAGAGTTCTACAACGCGGTCTGGGACGCCGCTATGAGGGCCACGCTTGAGAGCGGGGGCACGATAAGCCACCACCACGGGATAGGCCGCCATAGGAAAAGGTGGCTCCCCGAGGAGCTGGGGGACGCCTACGAGGTGCTGAGGAGGATTAAGCTCGCGATTGATGAGAAGGACGTTATGAACCCAGGCAACATGGTGGTGTGA
- a CDS encoding deoxyhypusine synthase yields MTEPKDIVLKKSEEIEGLPIEGPWPDEVSSLEEVLDYYERIGFQATHLGKAIGIWRKVEEKRAKGEEVRVFLGYTSNIISSGLREIIAWLVKEGKVDVIVTTAGGIEEDFIKTLKPFILGDWNVNDALMREKGINRIGNIFVPNDRYIEFEKYMIPFFERILEMEREVGKPLTASEFIHEMGRYMDEKLGKEKERSVIYWAYKRNVPIFCPAITDGSIGDMLYFFKEERGDRELIIDIANDIVKLNNLAVTAKETASIILGGSLPKHAIINANLFRGGTDYAIYITTAVPWDGSLSGAPPSEGVSWGKIRAKADYVEIWADATLVFPLLVWKVMKG; encoded by the coding sequence ATGACCGAGCCAAAGGACATAGTGCTGAAAAAGAGCGAAGAGATTGAGGGGCTCCCCATTGAGGGCCCCTGGCCCGACGAGGTTTCCAGTCTTGAGGAAGTTCTCGATTATTACGAGAGGATAGGCTTTCAGGCGACGCACCTTGGAAAGGCGATAGGAATATGGCGAAAGGTCGAGGAGAAGCGCGCTAAGGGCGAGGAGGTCCGCGTTTTCCTCGGATACACCTCGAACATAATCTCCTCCGGCCTGCGCGAGATAATCGCGTGGCTCGTGAAGGAAGGCAAGGTTGACGTTATAGTGACGACTGCCGGCGGAATCGAGGAGGACTTCATAAAAACCCTGAAACCCTTCATCCTCGGCGACTGGAACGTTAACGATGCTTTAATGCGCGAGAAGGGCATAAACAGAATCGGCAACATCTTCGTGCCCAACGACCGCTACATAGAGTTCGAGAAGTACATGATTCCCTTCTTCGAGCGGATTCTTGAGATGGAGCGCGAAGTTGGAAAGCCCCTGACGGCGAGCGAGTTCATCCACGAGATGGGTCGCTACATGGACGAGAAGCTCGGAAAGGAGAAGGAGCGCAGCGTCATCTACTGGGCCTACAAGCGGAACGTCCCAATATTCTGCCCGGCCATAACCGACGGCTCGATCGGGGACATGCTCTACTTCTTCAAGGAGGAGCGCGGGGACAGGGAGCTCATCATAGATATCGCCAACGACATAGTCAAGCTCAACAACCTGGCTGTCACTGCCAAAGAGACCGCCTCGATAATCCTTGGGGGTTCTCTGCCGAAGCACGCGATAATCAACGCCAACCTGTTCAGAGGAGGCACTGACTACGCAATCTATATAACCACCGCAGTCCCGTGGGACGGCTCGCTGAGCGGTGCGCCGCCTAGCGAGGGCGTCAGCTGGGGCAAGATACGGGCTAAGGCCGACTACGTCGAGATATGGGCCGACGCGACTCTCGTCTTTCCGCTGCTGGTGTGGAAGGTAATGAAGGGCTGA
- a CDS encoding ATP-binding cassette domain-containing protein — MKININAKKVNFSYDSKTLALKDITLNVKAKRIGIVGQNGSGKTTFLSLLMGFLKPDKGSIKVNGLIPHKDREKILSTFAPAFEKSRLPYGMKVRELIQLVGELTGDPSNVEELAKDLGLLSFKDKKVYALSSGQSQLLWIFNALSDRKRIPVLDEPFVHLDIHAYKRVARVLRDHFESYILTSHIPEDVELLTDSVIVLEEGEVQWYGKLPQSDSTYEVFIPSKARVKLPNVLADFGNVIVCKCPRDLLESLMKEGLIIGYKRAGVRLLYAKIRD, encoded by the coding sequence TTGAAGATTAACATAAACGCAAAGAAAGTGAACTTTAGCTATGATTCAAAAACTTTAGCCCTAAAAGATATCACCCTCAATGTGAAGGCAAAGAGAATTGGTATAGTTGGGCAGAATGGTAGCGGAAAAACTACCTTTCTCTCTCTTCTTATGGGATTTTTAAAACCAGACAAAGGCAGTATTAAAGTTAATGGATTAATTCCCCATAAGGATAGAGAGAAAATCCTGAGTACATTTGCTCCAGCTTTTGAAAAGAGCCGTCTACCCTATGGGATGAAAGTTCGAGAACTTATACAGCTTGTGGGAGAATTAACTGGAGACCCTTCTAACGTAGAGGAGTTAGCAAAAGATCTTGGTTTGCTTTCGTTTAAGGATAAGAAAGTTTACGCGTTGTCTTCTGGGCAAAGTCAGCTATTGTGGATTTTCAATGCATTATCTGATAGAAAAAGAATACCCGTTTTGGATGAACCATTCGTCCATCTTGATATACATGCCTACAAGAGAGTTGCAAGGGTACTACGAGATCACTTTGAGAGTTATATACTAACATCACACATACCTGAGGATGTTGAGCTCCTAACGGATTCCGTAATTGTATTAGAAGAGGGCGAAGTTCAATGGTATGGCAAGTTACCTCAGAGTGACTCAACCTATGAGGTTTTTATTCCCTCCAAGGCAAGAGTTAAGCTTCCAAATGTTTTGGCTGATTTTGGGAACGTTATTGTCTGCAAATGCCCGAGAGATTTACTTGAGTCACTGATGAAGGAGGGATTGATAATAGGATACAAACGGGCAGGGGTGCGTTTGCTATATGCTAAAATACGCGATTAA
- a CDS encoding FAD-dependent oxidoreductase, producing the protein MKGKHVVIIGAGYTAVDVAIESRLLGAEKVTMVYRRSLEKSYAKAEIKKLIEEGLEFIEYASPVRILGEEKAQGVEFARTRIVEGSVVTTDEKFVIDADVVAYAIGQLPTSPIREVVCANEKILREAGIFFAGDVVAPRNIGTAMREGMARAKEIGEWLTKKAPRKVFPVPVTARLIGSVLSGKC; encoded by the coding sequence TTGAAGGGCAAGCACGTTGTCATAATTGGAGCGGGCTACACGGCCGTTGACGTTGCAATTGAATCGAGGCTCCTCGGCGCTGAAAAGGTCACGATGGTCTACCGCCGTTCCCTTGAGAAGAGCTACGCGAAGGCTGAGATTAAAAAGCTCATCGAGGAAGGGCTTGAGTTCATAGAATACGCGTCCCCCGTTAGGATACTTGGGGAGGAAAAGGCTCAGGGAGTTGAGTTCGCGAGGACGAGAATCGTCGAGGGAAGCGTCGTTACGACGGATGAGAAGTTCGTCATTGATGCTGACGTAGTGGCCTATGCCATCGGCCAGTTGCCGACGAGCCCGATTCGCGAGGTGGTCTGCGCCAACGAGAAAATCCTTAGGGAGGCGGGAATCTTCTTCGCAGGTGATGTCGTCGCGCCGAGGAACATCGGAACCGCGATGCGCGAGGGAATGGCGAGGGCAAAGGAGATAGGGGAGTGGCTCACAAAGAAGGCGCCGAGAAAGGTTTTCCCAGTTCCGGTTACGGCCAGGCTGATAGGCTCTGTCCTGAGTGGAAAGTGCTGA
- a CDS encoding SDR family oxidoreductase has product MGVIVTASSRGIGFNVARELLKGNARVVISSRNEENLRKALDELSAYGEVHAVRANLYRQEDLESLVKKSWELLGGVDALVWNAGNVRCEPCLLHEASYIDWIEASALHTVAPGYLTTLLVQAWLEKKMKGVLVYLNSVSIKEPMPPLVLADVTRAGLVQLAKSVSRTYGGKGIRAYSILLGSFDTPGARENLKMVAEAKGEPFEETWEREVLGRTPLHRTGKWSELGSLVAFLLSEEAEYMLGSTVVIDGAMTRSVDL; this is encoded by the coding sequence ATGGGCGTAATAGTGACGGCCTCCTCACGCGGGATAGGCTTCAACGTCGCGCGGGAGCTGTTGAAGGGGAACGCGAGGGTTGTTATAAGCTCCAGAAACGAGGAAAACCTGAGAAAGGCCCTCGACGAGCTCTCTGCCTACGGCGAGGTTCATGCCGTCAGGGCAAACCTTTACCGTCAGGAAGACCTTGAAAGCCTTGTGAAGAAGAGCTGGGAGCTCCTCGGGGGAGTTGACGCCCTCGTCTGGAACGCGGGGAACGTCCGCTGTGAACCCTGCCTCCTGCACGAGGCGAGCTACATCGACTGGATAGAGGCTTCCGCTCTGCACACAGTTGCGCCTGGCTACCTGACGACGCTCCTCGTTCAGGCATGGCTGGAGAAGAAGATGAAGGGCGTTCTCGTGTACCTCAACTCCGTCTCGATAAAGGAGCCGATGCCCCCGCTCGTTCTGGCCGACGTGACGAGGGCCGGACTCGTCCAGCTGGCGAAGAGCGTTTCGAGGACTTACGGTGGGAAGGGGATAAGGGCCTACAGCATCCTGCTCGGCAGTTTCGACACGCCCGGTGCGAGGGAGAACCTCAAGATGGTCGCCGAAGCGAAGGGAGAGCCCTTTGAGGAAACCTGGGAGAGGGAAGTGCTTGGAAGGACGCCCCTCCACAGGACTGGGAAGTGGAGCGAACTTGGCTCGCTCGTGGCATTCCTCCTGAGCGAGGAAGCTGAGTACATGCTCGGCTCGACGGTCGTTATAGATGGCGCGATGACGAGGAGCGTTGACCTGTGA